From Girardinichthys multiradiatus isolate DD_20200921_A chromosome 3, DD_fGirMul_XY1, whole genome shotgun sequence, the proteins below share one genomic window:
- the LOC124864875 gene encoding myeloid cell surface antigen CD33-like — protein MDHKRKITMCLFLAAICSSVFGEEWKATVSKNVEALPSSCVVLPCTFTHPASLPNSRLRGIWHRKDKWEEIFYHEDRTQILDSFKGRTKLLGNLGENNCTLEIIEVKDHDNGPFCFRIEYVRNDNNQPITEKFSFVEECAEIKMLYDTPKPKLGPLKTAIEGKAYTVTCSVRHTCPSRLPQLTWSRGSKDEITEVHKHIHSVVWETESTLAFIPEEKDDDTELTCTATFNGGRKSFTTFPLNVKRMENYNHIIIPTVAVAATAVLFGLLCVLMVKKYKKRIQELQSQEGSMWNRMSRLSRRLRSGASGPTRSDQSCT, from the exons ATGGACCATAAGAGAAAGATCAcgatgtgtttgtttctggctg CCATTTGCAGCTCAGTGTTTGGAGAAGAGTGGAAGGCCACTGTTTCAAAAAACGTTGAGGCTCTACCCAGCTCCTGTGTTGTGCTGCCTTGTACATTCACTCATCCTGCGAGTTTGCCTAACTCCAGACTCAGGGGCATCTGGCATCGTAAGGACAAATGGGAAGAGATCTTCTACCATGAGGATCGCACACAGATCTTGGACAGCTTTAAGGGCCGAACAAAGTTGCTGGGAAACCTGGGTGAAAACAACTGCACCTTAGAAATAATTGAAGTTAAAGATCACGACAATGGCCCTTTCTGTTTCCGCATTGAATATGTGCGAAACGACAACAACCAACCCATTACAGAAAAGTTCTCCTTTGTTGAGgaatgtgctgaaataaaaatgctct ATGACACACCTAAACCCAAACTGGGTCCCCTAAAGACAGCCATTGAAGGAAAAGCCTACACCGTCACCTGTTCCGTTCGCCACACCTGCCCCTCGCGTTTGCCTCAACTTACATGGAGTCGTGGAAGTAAGGATGAAATCACTGAAGTTCATAAACACATTCATTCAGTGGTCTGGGAAACAGAGTCCACGCTGGCTTTCATCCCGGAGGAGAAGGATGATGACACCGAGCTCACATGCACAGCAACATTTAATGGAGGGAGGAAATCGTTTACAACTTTCCCACTTAATGTAAAAC GCATGGAAAACTACAACCACATAATCATTCCCACTGTTGCAGTAGCTGCCACTGCTGTCCTCTTTGGACTCCTCTGTGTTTTGATGGTGAAAAAGTACAA GAAACGCATTCAAGAGCTTCAAAGTCAGGAGGGCAG CATGTGGAACAGGATGTCTAGACTGTCTCGCAG GCTCCGTTCTGGTGCCTCAGGACCAACTCGCTCCGATCAAAG CTGCACATAG